ATTTTTGTAGCAGTAAAAAATTATCGTGATAAACAGAATGGAGGCGTCATCAGTTTTGGAAAAGCATTCAAGATGGGTGTACTCATCGCATTGATCGCTTCCACTATGTATGTGATTATGTGGGCCTTGGTTTATAATTTCTATATGCCCGATTTTATGGATAAGTATTGTGCGCAGATGATCGAGAATGCAAGGGCTACTTCCACCCCCGCTGAACTGCAAAAAACAATTGATGAAATGAATAAAAACAAGGAATTGTACAAGCAGCCGATCTTCTTTGTACTCTTTACTTATGTAGAAATATTGCCGGTTGGTTTGCTGGTTGCATTGATTACCGCACTTATTTTAAAGAAAAAAAGTGATAGTCTTGCTTAAAGCACCAGATGCCGTAACGCAGCATCAGTTATGAACTTACCTGTTTATTAATGATCTTTAAAAATAGTGTTGGACTTATCCTGTATCCATAACGCAGCAGTTTACTGATGCCTATAGCAATTTCTGGTTTGTCTTGTTCTAATCCTTTCATACTTTCTGAAGCAACTATTGCAGCAGTTATTCCTTTGTTTGTTTGGCCCCTGCGTTCCCGTGCTCCTTTATCGAGATCAGTGTCAACAATAGGAGGAATAAGTTCATACACTTTTACAGATGTATTTTTCAATTGTTTTCTGAGTGAAATAGAAAATGAATGCATTGCAGCCTTTGTAGCAGAATAGACCGGAACAATTACCAGGGGCACTAATCCCAAGCCAGATGATACGTTGATTATAGCAGCAGAAGATTGCTTCATAAGATGTGGAGTGAACAAAGCTGTTAAATGAAATACAGCCTCAATATTGATAACAGTTTCATTGCCTCCATTAATATAAGCTTCCTCGCCCTTACGAAAATCGATCTCACGCTGAATCCCGGCATTGTTGATCAAAACATTCAGCTTGGGATATTCTGTAACACAGAAATTAAAAAGTGAACGTCGTTGTTCAATATCAGAAAGATCGCATTGCTGTGTTATAAGCTGAGGTAAAAGCTGTTTGGCCTCATCCAGTTTATCAGTTCGCCTGCCGCAAACAATTACGGTATTACCTCTTTGAATAAATAGTTTCGCCAGATCAAGACCTATACCCGTTGCGCCACCTGTAATAAGGATAGTGTTGTTGTTTAGGTTCATTGGTTATTTTTTTGAAATGCCATTACACAAAACATTTCTCATAAGTACGTTTGAATAATTATTTTACTTTATTAAATTATAAAAAGAGGGGCTGCTTCTTTTAGAAGCAACCCCTCTTTATCTTTTTTACTTTTCAACTCTTAACTTAATCTTTAAACAACTTCAACGGCGTACTTTCTGCCAATTTTCTGTAAGCTGCCCATTTGCCGTTAATAAATTCGTTGATCTTCGTTACACTTTCTGTTACTGCTGTTTCAGCCTCAGCTACTAAACGTTCTGTTTGTGCAGTAGGTGCTGCCAGTTTGCCGCCAATTTCCTGGCGTGCATTACCTAAAATACTTTGTGTAGTGATATCAGCAAAACGGGTAATGCCTTGGCGATCTGTTGCACTACGACCAAAAATACTTTCACGTATCTTCTTGATCTCATCACGGATCTTGGTTGTTTCTTTACGTAAACTGTCGATCTCTTTTCCTTCGCCACCACGTAACTGTGCATCAATTTTAGTAAGTGTTTCTTCAGCGTCAGTGATCTTATCAATTGCTGCAGTAAGTTTATCGGCACTAAGCTGCAAACGTTCAGTCATTTTCTTTTTTGCATCGTACACTGCACGTGTCACAGGCATGCGTGGATCATCTTTTACAACGATCATGGTAGAGTCGCTTGCTTTACCCAATGTAATAACAGCTTTATATGTACCAGGGTAAACAGCATAACCACCACCTTGCTCAGGAGCATTTGGTCTTGGTTTTGGACTACCGGGGAAACGACTTCCTTTCGTATCGAAATTCCAGTAGAAACGGTTGAAACCAGTATCGGCTTTTACACGTAATGTGCGGAGTTGTTTTCCTGCATCATCATAAATTTTTACCGTTGCACTATCCATTTTTGCTTTGCTTGTATCGGCAGCATGATTTACAAAGAATGAAACCATGGCACCTCTGCGTTTGTTCTCACCTTCATACAAACCCCAAGTGCTCCATTCGTAGCCGGGAGCATTACGGAAGTTAGCCTGGTAAGCAACAGGTGCTTCAAACATTTTTACTTTTGTTGTTTGAGATGCACCGTTAGCTTTTGCAGCAGCACGCAACGGGCGAATATCGTCCAACACCCAAACAGCACGACCGAATGTTGCGATCACAAGGTCAGCCTCACGTTCCTGGATAGCAAGATCATACGTTGATACACTTGGATATCCATTCTTCCACTGCTCAAATGTTTTGCCGTTATTATAGCTCACCCACAAGCCATGTTCTGTACCAACAAAAATTAAATTAGGTTCTGCAGGGTCTTGAATCATACAAAGTGCATAACCTTTCAGTCCTTTATTGGCTAACATGTTTTCCCATGTTTTTCCAAAATCTTTTGTGCGGAAGATCGTGATGGCAAAATCACCACGACGGTAATCGTTGCTCACAACAAATGCTTCACCTTCATTATAATTACTTGCACGAACCTGTGTAATCCATGCACCCGTATTCATGCCGCTAATTTTTCCACGGAAGTTGGTCCATGTTTTACCGCCATCTTGTGTTAATTGCACATTACCATCATCTGTACCAACCCAGATCACATTTCTGTTTTTGGGTGATGGTGCAATAGCCATAATGGTAGTGAAATTCTCAGCACCGGTAATATCCAATGTTAACCCACCTGTTTCTTCTTTCTGTTGTTCAGCATTGTTGGTCGTAAGATCAGGTGAAATGATGCTCCAGGTTGTTCCTTTATCAGTACTCTTGTTTAAGAACTGGCTGCCGAAGTAAACGGTATTTGGATCGAACGGATCAAGAGCAATTGCACTGTTCCAGTTGAAACGCATTTTTGTGCGTGCAGCAGGAGCAGGCGGACGAATAGATTCTGCTGCACCTGTTGTTACATTATAACGACCAACAGAACCGCCCTGGCTCATTGCATAAACCCACTTGCTATCGGTAGGATCGGGCACAACATCAAAGCCATCACCACCCCATAAACTTTCCCAATAGTAGTTACGGATACCACCATCAACCCATGTGTAAGCAGGTCCACGCCAGCTGCCATTATCCTGCAAACCACCCATTACATTATATGGAAGTTCATTGTCAACATTAATATGATAGAACTGTCCGAATGGTAATTGTTCATCGAAGCGCCATGTTTTACCACGGTCTTTGCTGATGCCGATACCGCCATCATTTCCTTCAATAATTAAATTCTCATTTGTTGGATGGATCCACCATGCATGATGATCGGGGTGAATACCATTGTAAGGAATCAATGTAGTGAAACTCTTACCGCCATCTTCACTCATTGTTACTGTTGAGTGAATGTCGTAAATGCGGTTTTCATTTTTCGGATCAACATAAATTTCATTGTAATAGAACGGACGATCGGTTACCTGTGCAGGATCACTATTCACCAGCTTCCAAGTAACGCCACCATCATCACTTTTATAAAAACCATTTTTTGTTGCTTCCACTTTTGCATACACAAAATTTGGACGACCGGGTGCAAAGGCCAAACCGCAACGTCCGATAGGATCTGCAGGCAAACCATCTTCCTTACCTAACTTCTTCCAGTTCTTACCGCCATCAACAGTAATATAAAGTCCGCCGCCCGGGCCGCCACTGTTAAAGTTCCAGGGTTTGCGTTGGTGCTGCCACATATTGGCAATAAGTTTATTAGGGTTCGATGGGTCCATCACCAACTCAGCACAACCACTTGTATCGTTCGTATAAAGAATACGTTCCCATGTTTCGCCGCCATTGGTTGTTTTGTAAACACCACGTTCGCTATGGATGCCGTAAGGATTCCCTATAGCTGCTGCATAAACTGTGTTAGGGTTTGTTGGATCGATCAGGATACGATGAATGTTTTTTGTTTTTTCAAGACCCATCCGCTTCCATGTTTTACCACCATCTAAGGTTTTGAAAATACC
The DNA window shown above is from Lacibacter sp. H375 and carries:
- a CDS encoding DUF4199 domain-containing protein; protein product: MKKNVLVFGLIAGLLVSVFMGASMIYMSNNSNAAHGTSSMVVGYLSMLIAFSLIFVAVKNYRDKQNGGVISFGKAFKMGVLIALIASTMYVIMWALVYNFYMPDFMDKYCAQMIENARATSTPAELQKTIDEMNKNKELYKQPIFFVLFTYVEILPVGLLVALITALILKKKSDSLA
- a CDS encoding SDR family oxidoreductase — protein: MNLNNNTILITGGATGIGLDLAKLFIQRGNTVIVCGRRTDKLDEAKQLLPQLITQQCDLSDIEQRRSLFNFCVTEYPKLNVLINNAGIQREIDFRKGEEAYINGGNETVINIEAVFHLTALFTPHLMKQSSAAIINVSSGLGLVPLVIVPVYSATKAAMHSFSISLRKQLKNTSVKVYELIPPIVDTDLDKGARERRGQTNKGITAAIVASESMKGLEQDKPEIAIGISKLLRYGYRISPTLFLKIINKQVSS
- a CDS encoding WD40/YVTN/BNR-like repeat-containing protein, giving the protein MRIIVLAATALLCFSATAQIKNEQFKNLKPRNIGPAGMSGRVTAIDALHSNPETIFVGGASAGVWKTDNGGATWAPLFDDQPLLNIGAIKVQQSNPSVIWVGTGEGNPRNSLNLGDGIFKTLDGGKTWKRMGLEKTKNIHRILIDPTNPNTVYAAAIGNPYGIHSERGVYKTTNGGETWERILYTNDTSGCAELVMDPSNPNKLIANMWQHQRKPWNFNSGGPGGGLYITVDGGKNWKKLGKEDGLPADPIGRCGLAFAPGRPNFVYAKVEATKNGFYKSDDGGVTWKLVNSDPAQVTDRPFYYNEIYVDPKNENRIYDIHSTVTMSEDGGKSFTTLIPYNGIHPDHHAWWIHPTNENLIIEGNDGGIGISKDRGKTWRFDEQLPFGQFYHINVDNELPYNVMGGLQDNGSWRGPAYTWVDGGIRNYYWESLWGGDGFDVVPDPTDSKWVYAMSQGGSVGRYNVTTGAAESIRPPAPAARTKMRFNWNSAIALDPFDPNTVYFGSQFLNKSTDKGTTWSIISPDLTTNNAEQQKEETGGLTLDITGAENFTTIMAIAPSPKNRNVIWVGTDDGNVQLTQDGGKTWTNFRGKISGMNTGAWITQVRASNYNEGEAFVVSNDYRRGDFAITIFRTKDFGKTWENMLANKGLKGYALCMIQDPAEPNLIFVGTEHGLWVSYNNGKTFEQWKNGYPSVSTYDLAIQEREADLVIATFGRAVWVLDDIRPLRAAAKANGASQTTKVKMFEAPVAYQANFRNAPGYEWSTWGLYEGENKRRGAMVSFFVNHAADTSKAKMDSATVKIYDDAGKQLRTLRVKADTGFNRFYWNFDTKGSRFPGSPKPRPNAPEQGGGYAVYPGTYKAVITLGKASDSTMIVVKDDPRMPVTRAVYDAKKKMTERLQLSADKLTAAIDKITDAEETLTKIDAQLRGGEGKEIDSLRKETTKIRDEIKKIRESIFGRSATDRQGITRFADITTQSILGNARQEIGGKLAAPTAQTERLVAEAETAVTESVTKINEFINGKWAAYRKLAESTPLKLFKD